In the Mus pahari chromosome 19, PAHARI_EIJ_v1.1, whole genome shotgun sequence genome, one interval contains:
- the Apoc2 gene encoding apolipoprotein C-II, with product MGSRFFLALFLVLLVLGNEVQGNQEEDPGSLALLGTVQGSLLSYWTSAKEVAKDLYQKTYPISMDEKLRCDPPTGDRSLA from the exons ATGGGGTCTCGGTTCTTCCTGGCTCTATTCCTGGTCCTCCTGGTGTTGGGAAATG AGGTCCAGGGGAACCAGGAAGAGGATCCAGGCAGCCTGGCTCTGCTGGGCACGGTGCAGGGGTCCCTCTTAAGCTACTGGACCTCTGCCAAGGAGGTTGCCAAAGACCTGTACCAGAAGACATACCCGATCAGCATGGATGAGAAACTCAGGTGCGATCCTCCCACTGGGGACAGATCTCTGGCATAG
- the Apoc4 gene encoding apolipoprotein C-IV: MSLLRCRPQALPSLCLSVLFLACFVASMSTESLSPTPGPESSRWSLVRTRVMEMVEPLVTRTRNRWQWFWGPGAVQGFIQTYYEDHLKDLGPRTQAWLQSSRDDLLNKTHSLCPRLLCRDRTQG; this comes from the exons ATGTCCCTGCTGAGATGCAGGCCGCAGGCCCTGCCATCACTCTGCCTTTCTGTGCTGTTCCTGGCCTGCTTTGTAG CATCCATGTCTACAGAAAGCCTGAGCCCCACGCCTGGCCCTGAGAGCAGCCGCTGGAGCCTGGTAAGGACCAGGGTGATGGAGATGGTGGAGCCACTGGTAACCAGAACCAGGAACAGATGGCAGTGGTTCTG GGGCCCTGGAGCTGTCCAGGGCTTTATACAGACCTACTATGAAGATCACCTGAAAGACCTGGGTCCCCGAACTCAGGCCTGGCTGCAGAGCTCCAGAGATGACCTCCTAAACAAGACCCACAGCCTGTGTCCCAGACTGCTGTGCAGAGACCGGACTCAGGGTTAA
- the Apoc1 gene encoding apolipoprotein C-I produces MRLFVALPVLIVVVAMTLEGPAPAQAAPDLSRTLESLPDKLKEFGNTLEDKARAAIEHIKQKEILTKTRTWFSETFGKVKEKFKTTFA; encoded by the exons ATGAGGCTCTTCGTCGCTCTTCCTGTCCTGATTGTGGTCGTAGCCATGACTTTGGAAG GCCCAGCCCCCGCCCAGGCGGCCCCTGATTTGTCCAGAACATTGGAGAGCTTACCGGATAAACTGAAGGAGTTTGGGAACACTTTGGAAGACAAGGCCCGGGCAGCCATTGAACATATCAAACAGAAGGAAATTTTGACCAAGACCCG GACCTGGTTTTCAGAGACATTCGGCAAAGTGAAGGAGAAATTTAAAACCACGTTTGCCTGA
- the Apoe gene encoding apolipoprotein E: MKALWAVLLVTLLAGCLAEGEPEVTDQLEWQSSQPWEQALNRFWDYLRWVQTLSDQVQEELQSSQVTQELTVLMEDTMTEVKAYKKELEEQLGPVAEETRARLAKEVQAAQARLGADMEDLRNRLGQYRNEVHTMLGQSTEEIRARLSTHLRKMRKRLMRDAEDLQKRLAVYKAGAREGAERGVSALRERLGPLVEQGRQRTANLGAGAAQPLRDRAQAFGDRIRGRLEEVGNQARDRLEEVREHMEEVRSKMEEQTQQIRLQAEIFQARLKGWFEPIVEDMHRQWANLMEKIQASVATNPIISTPMPQENQ; encoded by the exons ATGAAGGCTCTGTGGGCCGTGCTGTTGGTCACTTTGCTGGCAG GATGCCTAGCCGAGGGAGAGCCGGAGGTGACAGATCAGCTCGAGTGGCAAAGCAGCCAACCGTGGGAGCAGGCCCTGAACCGCTTCTGGGATTACCTGCGTTGGGTGCAGACGCTGTCGGACCAGGTCCAGGAAGAGCTGCAGAGCTCCCAAGTCACGCAAGAACTGAC GGTACTGATGGAGGACACTATGACGGAAGTAAAGGCTTACAAAAAGGAGCTGGAGGAACAGCTGGGCCCAGTGGCGGAGGAGACACGGGCCAGGCTGGCCAAAGAGGTGCAGGCGGCACAGGCCCGACTCGGAGCCGACATGGAGGATCTACGCAACCGACTCGGGCAGTACCGCAACGAGGTGCACACCATGCTGGGCCAGAGCACAGAAGAGATACGGGCGCGGCTCTCCACACACCTGCGCAAGATGCGCAAGCGCTTGATGCGGGATGCCGAGGATCTGCAGAAGCGCCTAGCGGTGTACAAGGCCGGGGCACGCGAGGGCGCGGAGCGCGGTGTGAGTGCCCTCCGTGAGCGCCTGGGGCCACTGGTGGAGCAGGGTCGCCAGCGCACAGCCAACCTAGGCGCTGGAGCCGCCCAGCCTCTGCGCGACCGCGCCCAGGCTTTTGGTGACCGCATCCGCGGGCGACTGGAGGAAGTGGGCAACCAGGCCCGTGACCGCCTAGAGGAGGTGCGTGAGCACATGGAGGAGGTGCGCTCCAAGATGGAGGAACAGACCCAGCAAATACGCCTGCAGGCAGAGATCTTCCAGGCCCGCCTCAAGGGCTGGTTCGAGCCAATAGTGGAAGACATGCATCGCCAGTGGGCGAACCTGATGGAGAAGATACAGGCCTCTGTGGCTACCAACCCCATAATCTCCACCCCAATGCCCCAGGAGAATCAATGA